The DNA sequence CGTCCTACGCCGTGCGGTCCCGGCGCCCGGTCAGAGCGCTGAAGTCCAGCATCGCGTCGGCTTCGCGCTGGGTCTCCTCCGCGGTGCGGGCGGCGATGGCGACCACGTCACCTCGTTCGGCTATCAGCAGGTCGTAGATGGGTGCGGTGGGCTCTGCGGTATGCACGCTTTGTCGTCCGTTTCTGCTGGTCGTCGGGGGCATCACCCTACTCGGCGTGCTCGGTGGGAGGAGGGGGAGGGGGTGACCCGGTGCTTGCCTCCGGGGCGTTCGCAGGGTGTGCGCAAGGGGTCCGTTCGACGAGCAGCGGGGCGATCGTCTTTCGGCGCGCGAGGGACCGCACCGGCCTCACGGGGTGGCGCGCAGGAGCACCAGCGATCCGTCGAAGTCCTGGCGGGCGGCGGGGTCCAGCAGGAGTTCTGGACGGCCGTAGTACGTCTCGTTGAAACCGTCGGTGCAGTCCAGCGGGATGGGTACGGGCCGGACGGTGGTGGTGCCGCCGAGCGCGGCCGCGAGCCGGTGCAGGGAGGGGTAGCGGCGGGCTTCGGTCTCCGGGGCGTCGGGGGCGTACTCGTAGAGCCAGAAGTCGCGGACGCGCGCGGGGCCACAGGCCAGGACGACGACGGGGCCGCGGGTGACGCGGAGCATCTCGCGCAGCCCGGCCTCGGCGTCGGACCACTCGTGGACGCTGAAGAGGGTCATCGCCGCGTCGAACTGC is a window from the Streptomyces spectabilis genome containing:
- a CDS encoding class I SAM-dependent methyltransferase, with amino-acid sequence MVMRLYDGSADDVDHGAFGHRHASCRRPDERIAHVIAQALGDARDVLNVGAGTGPYEATARTITAVEPSLAMRAQRPARLATAVDAVTEDLPFADGQFDAAMTLFSVHEWSDAEAGLREMLRVTRGPVVVLACGPARVRDFWLYEYAPDAPETEARRYPSLHRLAAALGGTTTVRPVPIPLDCTDGFNETYYGRPELLLDPAARQDFDGSLVLLRATP